From the genome of Cellvibrio japonicus Ueda107, one region includes:
- a CDS encoding cellulose binding domain-containing protein yields the protein MPSHCIKAYRLKSLIALGILAASGYANAACQYVITNAWGSGFTAAIRITNDTASAVNSWQVSWSYTRNSVTNAWNAQLSGNYSASNLNWNGNIQPGQTVEFGLQGSTNGGSLEAPAISGALCSSSAQSSQHTISSSLASSSIQSATSSSALAAGNNIAPLATASTSYVSPWETLSAVNDNNTPANSNDKTRGAYGNWNNPNSIQWVQYDWPQPYTLGSTQIYWFDDNGGVLTPTRAYIEYWNGSSWINAGNVPLAKNAFNTLALNNIVTNRLRVSMLNTQQSTGILEWRVSGTATGGSTSSISSSIPSSSSSTVSSSLSSSRSSQSSSVLSSSVISSSSSLISSSRSSVASSSASSSAPAVFPPITNQYEYEGINTGNAVYKDSNRFRLYYGADNRRGPKGNLGTHSEADVTRLLEHMEKVYDYFIGERGFKSPAQSVHASRPGLFKINLYSVTDIDAGGFMGYNGTAGLSFLVIRSNLLNAYNVSTHEFGHSITLAEYVWVDKARTGAWWETTAEWFADTFMGPITNSTNFDANSLHADSRLSIVHRNNLYQAWPFMTYLTSNPDNYPGLGRDAVRNLIRQHQGQETPLHSLARLTQPVSIQTLVGRYRARMAYADIGHPLAQQRLFSAQRDASFRARAYRNLEAVDSSTYRVLATRRPQYTGSNITPLQATGSGLISIQVTNLGNGLNDSNFTATVAIKAANNSVRYVDLANGSGNFQLSSGEEASLVVTNTPDNLYLYNAFDSTDTSPESIGLNYQVQILGARPRD from the coding sequence ATGCCAAGTCACTGCATCAAAGCCTATCGTTTGAAAAGCCTGATTGCCCTCGGAATACTGGCAGCCAGCGGTTATGCCAATGCCGCCTGCCAGTATGTGATTACCAATGCCTGGGGCAGCGGTTTTACCGCCGCTATACGCATTACCAATGACACGGCCTCGGCCGTTAACAGTTGGCAAGTCAGTTGGTCCTATACACGCAATAGTGTGACTAATGCGTGGAATGCACAGCTAAGCGGCAATTACAGCGCAAGCAACCTCAATTGGAATGGCAATATCCAGCCAGGACAAACCGTAGAATTTGGTTTGCAAGGCTCAACCAATGGCGGTTCACTGGAAGCACCGGCTATCTCCGGCGCTCTCTGCTCAAGCAGCGCACAAAGCAGCCAACACACTATCAGCAGTTCGCTCGCCAGCAGCTCCATCCAATCCGCTACATCATCGAGCGCGTTAGCGGCGGGCAATAATATTGCACCGCTGGCCACCGCCAGCACCTCTTATGTATCGCCTTGGGAAACCCTGTCGGCAGTTAACGATAACAACACACCCGCCAACTCCAACGACAAAACCCGCGGCGCCTATGGCAACTGGAATAACCCCAATTCCATCCAATGGGTGCAATACGATTGGCCGCAACCCTACACACTGGGTTCAACACAGATTTATTGGTTCGATGACAACGGCGGTGTGCTGACACCGACACGCGCTTACATTGAATATTGGAACGGCAGCAGTTGGATCAACGCCGGCAATGTGCCCCTGGCCAAAAATGCCTTCAACACCTTGGCATTGAATAATATCGTTACCAATCGCCTGCGCGTGTCCATGCTCAATACCCAGCAATCCACCGGTATTTTAGAGTGGCGCGTGTCAGGCACAGCGACGGGAGGAAGTACCTCATCCATATCATCCTCTATACCCTCCTCGTCCAGCAGTACCGTTTCCAGCAGCCTTAGCTCCAGCCGCTCGTCACAATCCTCCTCCGTGCTATCCAGTAGTGTCATCAGTTCCAGCAGTTCGCTGATCAGTTCTTCCCGTTCGTCCGTTGCCTCCAGTAGCGCCAGCAGTTCGGCACCGGCGGTATTCCCGCCCATTACCAACCAATATGAATATGAAGGCATCAATACCGGTAATGCCGTCTACAAGGACTCCAATCGCTTCCGCCTTTATTACGGCGCGGATAACCGGCGCGGCCCCAAAGGCAATCTGGGCACCCATTCAGAGGCGGATGTCACCCGATTACTGGAACATATGGAAAAAGTGTACGACTACTTTATCGGGGAGCGCGGCTTTAAATCGCCCGCGCAATCCGTCCATGCCAGCAGGCCCGGCCTGTTCAAAATCAATCTCTATTCGGTGACCGATATCGATGCCGGTGGCTTCATGGGCTATAACGGCACAGCGGGGCTTAGTTTCCTGGTCATCCGCAGTAACTTGTTAAATGCCTACAACGTTTCCACCCATGAATTTGGCCATTCCATCACGCTGGCGGAATATGTCTGGGTAGATAAAGCAAGAACCGGTGCCTGGTGGGAAACCACAGCGGAATGGTTTGCCGATACCTTTATGGGCCCTATCACCAATAGCACCAACTTTGATGCAAACTCACTGCATGCCGACTCGCGCCTGAGCATTGTGCACAGAAATAATTTGTATCAAGCCTGGCCCTTTATGACCTATCTCACCAGCAACCCGGATAATTATCCCGGCCTGGGCCGCGACGCCGTCCGCAACCTGATTCGCCAGCACCAGGGCCAGGAAACACCACTGCACAGCCTGGCCAGGCTGACGCAACCGGTATCGATCCAAACACTGGTGGGGCGCTATCGCGCACGCATGGCCTATGCCGATATCGGCCATCCTTTAGCACAGCAGCGACTCTTCAGCGCACAGCGGGATGCCAGTTTCCGCGCCCGGGCCTATCGCAACCTGGAGGCGGTTGATTCCTCAACTTACCGCGTCCTGGCAACGCGTCGGCCACAATACACCGGCAGCAATATCACTCCCTTGCAGGCAACCGGCAGCGGCCTGATCAGTATCCAGGTTACCAACCTGGGCAATGGTTTAAACGACAGTAATTTCACCGCGACGGTTGCGATCAAGGCAGCGAACAACAGTGTCCGTTATGTCGACCTTGCGAATGGCAGCGGGAATTTCCAGCTGTCCTCCGGCGAAGAGGCAAGCCTGGTGGTCACCAATACACCGGATAACCTGTACCTGTACAACGCCTTTGACAGCACAGACACCAGTCCGGAATCTATTGGACTGAATTACCAGGTGCAAATCCTCGGGGCACGGCCGCGGGATTAA
- a CDS encoding lipase family protein, translating into MNLPINMTRDTSGHVYLDPDIAVLLGAASRAAYDDYANRNNPAYTPAAIPFPIGTFNFVQRFTGFDDVAWGLGDEERYGVIFQWSEQADVYVFAFRGTSSVYDMLLDLESAAPAVFVPYKNPGNFPDDVHVADGFNKVYATKNDTMTASMQAQLFEIIQTLPTPPGQILITGHSLGAALATLFTMDVAVSRPDIAVANINFASPRVGQSKWQSTYDQTYGLLNRTICVRNSFDLVPKVPPQNWPFDFQDVGQVFPVAFNVTGIHVDLPALVLAWHALSNYMYVVSRATVNNPQVWTGTFPDSEHDSWQMESVDPSTSATELELAKSRQDVKRILAQLV; encoded by the coding sequence ATGAATTTACCTATTAACATGACCAGGGATACATCCGGCCATGTGTATCTCGATCCTGATATTGCCGTGTTATTGGGCGCTGCGTCCCGTGCGGCTTATGATGATTATGCCAATCGCAATAATCCTGCCTACACACCGGCGGCGATTCCCTTCCCGATCGGTACCTTTAACTTTGTGCAGCGTTTTACCGGTTTTGACGATGTTGCCTGGGGCCTGGGCGATGAAGAGCGCTATGGTGTGATTTTCCAGTGGTCGGAGCAGGCGGATGTGTATGTGTTTGCATTTCGTGGGACATCGTCGGTATACGATATGTTGCTCGACCTGGAGTCTGCGGCGCCTGCAGTGTTTGTGCCCTATAAAAATCCCGGCAACTTTCCCGATGATGTGCATGTGGCCGATGGATTCAATAAAGTCTATGCCACCAAGAACGACACCATGACAGCCTCCATGCAGGCGCAGTTATTCGAGATTATCCAAACCTTGCCAACACCACCGGGGCAGATCCTGATTACCGGGCATAGCCTGGGTGCGGCACTGGCCACGTTATTTACCATGGATGTGGCAGTTAGCCGGCCTGATATCGCGGTGGCGAATATTAATTTCGCCAGCCCGCGTGTTGGCCAGAGCAAGTGGCAATCCACTTACGATCAAACCTATGGCTTGTTAAACCGTACGATTTGTGTGCGCAACTCTTTTGATTTGGTGCCCAAGGTGCCGCCGCAGAATTGGCCCTTTGATTTCCAGGACGTGGGCCAGGTGTTTCCGGTGGCGTTTAACGTGACCGGTATCCATGTGGATTTGCCCGCGCTGGTATTGGCATGGCATGCGCTGAGTAATTATATGTATGTGGTCAGTCGTGCGACGGTGAACAATCCGCAGGTGTGGACAGGGACATTCCCGGACAGTGAACACGATTCCTGGCAGATGGAGAGTGTTGATCCATCAACCAGTGCCACCGAACTGGAGTTGGCAAAATCGCGTCAGGATGTGAAACGTATTCTGGCGCAGCTTGTGTGA
- the bla gene encoding class A beta-lactamase encodes MPCTRRTLLKTLTASAIASQSSWLLGCTRTQLETPFQSLEQQHRGRLGIAALDTHTGKRIAYRALECFAMCSTFKVILAGAILAQSTQQKGLLDKRIHYTAQDLVPYSPITEQHLHTGMTLGELCTASLQYSDNTAANLLMHQLGGPQAVTAYARTLGDNDFQLERWETALNSAIPGDKRDTTTPQAMLHSLQQLTLGNALASQAQTQLITWMKGNTTGNKRIRKALPQGWQAGDKTGSGDYGTSNDIAILFPPKRKPILLAIYFTQPTQDAPWNNDVIVEASRLVLQLLEV; translated from the coding sequence ATGCCTTGTACCCGCCGCACACTGCTAAAAACACTCACCGCCAGTGCCATCGCCAGCCAAAGCAGTTGGCTGCTCGGTTGCACCCGCACACAACTCGAAACACCGTTCCAATCACTGGAGCAACAACACCGGGGCCGACTCGGTATCGCCGCACTGGATACACACACCGGAAAACGCATCGCCTATCGCGCGCTTGAATGCTTCGCCATGTGCAGCACCTTTAAAGTGATACTGGCAGGCGCCATCCTGGCACAAAGCACGCAACAAAAAGGACTCCTGGACAAACGCATTCATTACACCGCCCAAGACCTGGTGCCCTACTCACCGATCACCGAACAACACCTGCACACCGGTATGACACTGGGCGAACTCTGCACAGCAAGCCTGCAATACAGTGACAACACCGCCGCCAACCTGCTCATGCACCAACTCGGCGGCCCGCAAGCCGTCACTGCCTACGCACGCACACTGGGCGATAACGACTTCCAACTCGAACGCTGGGAAACCGCACTCAACAGCGCCATCCCCGGCGACAAACGCGACACCACCACACCCCAGGCCATGCTCCACAGCCTGCAACAACTCACCCTGGGCAATGCACTAGCGTCCCAAGCGCAAACTCAACTAATCACCTGGATGAAAGGCAACACCACCGGCAACAAACGCATTCGCAAAGCCCTCCCCCAAGGCTGGCAAGCCGGCGACAAGACCGGCTCCGGCGACTACGGCACCAGCAACGACATCGCCATCCTGTTCCCACCAAAACGCAAACCCATTCTGCTAGCAATCTACTTCACCCAACCCACACAGGATGCGCCCTGGAATAACGATGTCATTGTCGAGGCAAGCCGGTTAGTACTTCAATTGCTGGAAGTTTGA
- a CDS encoding alpha/beta hydrolase family protein, whose translation MIRLSAVLSILLIITSSTFASPLTENPSSCFTGKYETRETYLTAMQKVMKGEVNKDQKEKIAARYAHWKKVDSDKVSCQFFTYRVDDIPVTGFILKPRDMKEADLLPVIFNRGGNADNAIETPYLYDKLAPLARKGFLVVGSFYRGAKINGVASRYRLADQFGGEDVNDVLQLIPIIDSIDGVKGKRIGMWGISRGGFMAFLAAKKSDRFSAIVADSAPVDLVAEAESTTRMDSVFETWIPRFKEHREVELKKRSVRYWYKELNQIPLLIVHGSNDKQVSPLNILAFAQQLQQSGYPYELMIYHAGEHGLRGFESDVNTRVANWFKKYAH comes from the coding sequence ATGATTCGCCTATCAGCTGTACTCAGCATTCTACTAATCATCACCAGCAGCACATTCGCCAGCCCACTAACAGAAAACCCCTCAAGTTGCTTTACCGGCAAATATGAAACCAGGGAAACCTACCTGACCGCGATGCAAAAAGTGATGAAGGGTGAAGTCAACAAAGACCAAAAAGAAAAAATAGCGGCACGGTATGCACATTGGAAGAAGGTTGATAGCGATAAGGTTTCCTGTCAGTTTTTTACGTATAGGGTTGATGATATTCCGGTGACCGGTTTTATCCTTAAGCCGAGGGATATGAAAGAGGCGGATTTGCTGCCGGTTATTTTTAACCGTGGCGGTAATGCTGATAATGCGATTGAAACACCCTACCTGTATGACAAGCTGGCGCCCCTGGCCCGCAAAGGTTTTTTGGTGGTGGGCAGTTTTTATCGCGGTGCGAAAATTAATGGGGTAGCAAGTCGCTATCGGTTGGCAGACCAATTCGGGGGCGAGGATGTTAATGATGTGCTTCAACTGATACCGATCATCGATAGTATTGACGGTGTAAAGGGAAAGCGCATTGGTATGTGGGGAATTAGTCGCGGTGGTTTTATGGCTTTTTTGGCGGCGAAAAAGTCGGATCGTTTTTCCGCTATTGTTGCCGACTCTGCGCCGGTGGATTTAGTGGCAGAAGCAGAATCCACTACGCGCATGGATAGTGTTTTTGAAACATGGATTCCCCGTTTTAAAGAGCACAGGGAAGTCGAACTGAAAAAAAGATCGGTACGCTATTGGTATAAGGAGCTCAACCAAATCCCGCTGCTGATAGTACATGGGTCAAATGATAAGCAGGTATCTCCGCTCAATATCCTTGCATTTGCCCAGCAATTACAACAATCCGGATACCCTTACGAATTGATGATATATCACGCAGGCGAACACGGGCTGCGGGGATTTGAATCTGATGTCAACACCAGGGTAGCAAATTGGTTTAAAAAATATGCACACTAA
- a CDS encoding alpha/beta hydrolase, protein MKPIALMAIAVVMTGLLACSSLSSPPYENTYTVENRFAQDVKNFPAIQIASTAVPAEVVEKKNITYVRYGARELQLDLYMPRVLAENTGNAPVPGVILVHCGGWRSGYRTHLTPMAIELARAGYVAATITYRLAPEAQYPAAVYDVKAAIRWLRSNATEYRVDPARIAVGGSSAGGQIASLTGMTNGLARFDPQAKGSSVSSAVQLILNIDGLSDFTSAEARKHEDVPGKGRSSAGSWFGGSYAEKRDLWHDASPTYYVGEGSPPILFLNSAQERFHVGRDEMVAKMKIYGISSRVVTLPDTPHTFWLYEPWIKPAARVVVAFLDEQFKP, encoded by the coding sequence ATGAAACCAATTGCTTTAATGGCTATTGCTGTGGTGATGACTGGCCTCTTAGCCTGTTCATCCCTATCGTCACCACCTTATGAAAATACCTACACGGTGGAAAACCGGTTTGCACAGGATGTGAAAAACTTTCCGGCTATTCAGATTGCCAGTACTGCTGTGCCTGCTGAGGTGGTTGAGAAAAAAAACATTACCTATGTGCGCTATGGTGCGCGCGAATTGCAGTTGGACCTGTATATGCCCAGGGTACTGGCGGAGAACACCGGCAATGCACCGGTACCCGGTGTCATCCTGGTCCATTGCGGCGGTTGGCGCTCAGGCTATCGAACCCACCTGACACCCATGGCCATCGAATTGGCCAGGGCGGGTTATGTGGCTGCTACCATCACCTACCGGTTAGCACCGGAAGCGCAATACCCCGCGGCGGTCTATGACGTGAAAGCAGCCATCCGCTGGTTGCGCAGCAACGCCACTGAGTATCGGGTTGATCCGGCGCGTATTGCTGTCGGCGGCTCCTCGGCGGGCGGGCAAATTGCCAGCCTGACAGGCATGACCAATGGCCTGGCCCGGTTCGATCCGCAAGCTAAAGGCAGCTCGGTTTCCAGCGCTGTGCAGTTGATCCTCAATATCGATGGCCTGTCCGACTTTACCTCTGCCGAAGCGCGCAAGCATGAAGACGTACCCGGCAAGGGGCGCTCATCGGCCGGCTCCTGGTTTGGCGGCAGCTATGCGGAAAAGCGCGACCTGTGGCACGATGCCTCGCCCACCTATTATGTCGGGGAGGGCAGCCCGCCCATCCTGTTCCTGAACAGCGCGCAGGAGCGCTTCCATGTCGGTCGCGATGAGATGGTCGCCAAAATGAAAATCTATGGTATTTCCAGCCGGGTCGTTACCCTGCCGGATACCCCGCATACCTTCTGGCTCTATGAGCCCTGGATCAAGCCCGCCGCCCGTGTGGTCGTTGCGTTTCTGGACGAGCAGTTCAAACCCTGA
- the orn gene encoding oligoribonuclease, translating to MTTSAPNENNLIWIDLEMTGLDPDKDVIIEIATIVTDAHLNILAEGPVFAIHQPDSIMLNMDEWNTNQHGKSGLTQRVRDSQVSIEQAEAATIAFLEQWVPKGKSPICGNSICQDRRFLVRGMPRLENYFHYRNLDVSTVKELARRWRPDVMAGVKKSGAHLALDDIRDSIDELKHYRATFFKMD from the coding sequence ATGACCACAAGCGCCCCGAATGAGAACAACCTGATCTGGATCGACCTGGAAATGACCGGCCTGGACCCGGATAAGGATGTGATCATCGAAATAGCCACCATTGTCACTGACGCCCACCTCAACATCCTCGCCGAAGGCCCCGTATTCGCCATCCACCAACCCGACAGCATCATGCTCAATATGGATGAGTGGAACACCAACCAGCACGGCAAATCCGGCCTCACCCAGCGCGTGCGCGATAGCCAGGTCAGTATCGAACAGGCCGAGGCCGCGACCATTGCCTTCCTGGAGCAATGGGTACCCAAGGGCAAAAGCCCCATTTGTGGGAATTCCATCTGCCAGGACCGCCGCTTTTTAGTGCGCGGTATGCCCAGGCTGGAAAACTACTTCCACTATCGCAACCTGGATGTCAGTACGGTAAAAGAGCTTGCGCGCCGCTGGCGGCCGGATGTGATGGCCGGCGTGAAAAAATCCGGTGCGCATTTGGCGCTGGATGATATTCGCGATTCGATTGACGAGTTGAAGCATTATCGGGCGACTTTCTTCAAGATGGATTAA
- the rsgA gene encoding small ribosomal subunit biogenesis GTPase RsgA → MSKRKLTRRQQWRIEKIQEERSARAARRDQRADEQLGETDLGPEQQGLIITHYGTQVVVEGTDGEFAGQHRRCHFRSNLGSLVTGDRVAWRPGNPMGVVVAVLPRSSALQRPDPHGDMKTVAANIDRIMVVIAPYPEPHANLVDRYLVAANAIDIEPVLVINKSDRIDETTGDKVNRLEATYRALGYTVLKVSTKTEHGLEALEDFLADYTSVFVGQSGVGKSSLINALLPDSNLRVGDLSDRQQGTHTTTSATLLHFPGGGHLIDSPGIREFGLWHMEEEQVLEGFIEFRPYIGHCKFRDCSHRHEPGCAILKALDEGHISQTRMDSYRYILSSLAADHD, encoded by the coding sequence ATGTCGAAACGCAAACTGACGCGCCGCCAACAATGGCGCATTGAAAAAATCCAGGAAGAGCGCAGTGCCCGCGCGGCCCGGCGCGACCAGCGCGCCGATGAGCAGTTGGGCGAAACCGACCTGGGGCCGGAACAGCAGGGGCTGATCATTACCCATTACGGCACCCAGGTTGTGGTAGAGGGCACTGACGGGGAGTTTGCGGGCCAGCACCGGCGCTGCCACTTTCGCAGCAACCTGGGCTCGCTGGTGACCGGCGACAGGGTGGCCTGGCGCCCCGGTAATCCCATGGGGGTTGTGGTCGCGGTATTACCGCGCAGCTCGGCCTTGCAGCGCCCCGATCCCCACGGCGATATGAAAACCGTGGCCGCCAATATCGACCGCATTATGGTGGTGATTGCGCCCTACCCCGAGCCTCACGCCAACCTGGTTGACCGCTACCTGGTTGCCGCCAATGCAATTGATATTGAACCCGTGCTGGTAATCAATAAAAGCGACCGGATCGATGAGACAACCGGCGACAAGGTCAACCGACTGGAAGCCACGTATCGCGCCTTGGGGTATACCGTGTTGAAGGTGTCCACCAAAACCGAGCATGGGCTGGAGGCGCTGGAAGACTTCCTGGCGGATTACACCAGTGTGTTTGTCGGCCAGTCAGGAGTGGGCAAATCGTCGCTGATCAATGCCCTGTTGCCCGACTCGAACTTGCGCGTGGGCGACCTGTCCGATAGACAACAGGGCACCCACACCACCACCAGTGCCACACTCTTGCACTTTCCCGGTGGCGGCCATTTGATCGACTCGCCCGGTATCCGCGAGTTTGGTTTGTGGCATATGGAAGAAGAGCAGGTGCTCGAAGGTTTTATTGAATTCCGGCCCTATATCGGCCATTGCAAATTCCGCGATTGTTCGCATCGCCATGAACCCGGCTGCGCCATCCTGAAGGCGCTGGACGAGGGGCATATCAGCCAGACCCGGATGGATTCCTATCGCTACATCCTGAGTTCACTGGCCGCCGATCATGATTAA
- a CDS encoding sulfurtransferase, with product MPLPFIMEPTELAALLAQPCGKLLILDLGAEQTYRTGHIDGAVHVPAQKIVCAQPPVPGKIASKEQLEKLFSFLGLTPDTHVVVYDDEGGGWAGRMIWTLDAIGHKQYSYLNGGLHAWMASGQSLTTEVPVVTPTQVNIKIDPKVVIEIPDILGEMDRADFVVWDARSPAEYSGERITAQKNGHIPGAINCEWTNLMDPNQALRIRTDARDYVTALGFTPDKRIITHCQGHHRSGFTYLVGKALGLNIRAYHGSWAEWGNHPTTPVVQTE from the coding sequence ATGCCACTGCCCTTTATCATGGAGCCTACCGAGCTGGCGGCGCTATTAGCGCAACCCTGCGGTAAATTATTAATTCTGGACCTGGGTGCCGAGCAGACGTATCGCACCGGGCATATTGATGGTGCCGTGCATGTGCCAGCGCAAAAAATTGTCTGCGCACAGCCGCCGGTTCCCGGCAAAATCGCAAGCAAGGAACAGTTGGAAAAATTATTTTCCTTCCTCGGCCTGACACCCGACACCCATGTGGTGGTTTACGACGATGAAGGCGGCGGCTGGGCCGGCAGGATGATCTGGACCCTGGATGCGATTGGCCATAAGCAATACTCCTATCTCAATGGCGGCCTGCACGCCTGGATGGCCTCCGGCCAGTCGCTTACCACCGAAGTTCCCGTGGTAACGCCCACCCAGGTGAACATCAAAATTGATCCCAAGGTGGTGATTGAAATCCCCGATATCCTGGGTGAAATGGATCGTGCGGATTTTGTAGTCTGGGATGCACGCAGCCCGGCGGAATACAGTGGCGAGCGCATCACCGCGCAAAAAAATGGCCATATTCCCGGTGCCATAAATTGTGAGTGGACCAATTTAATGGACCCTAACCAGGCGCTGCGTATTCGCACCGATGCGCGCGACTACGTCACAGCCCTGGGCTTTACACCGGACAAACGCATCATCACCCATTGCCAGGGCCATCATCGCTCCGGTTTTACTTATCTGGTGGGCAAGGCGCTGGGTTTGAATATTCGCGCCTATCACGGCTCCTGGGCGGAATGGGGCAACCATCCGACTACCCCGGTGGTACAAACAGAATAA
- a CDS encoding InlB B-repeat-containing protein, whose protein sequence is MLHFWSGRSGLVSITLSCVIAGVLSGCGGSSGGGNNNAGSSSVSSVNSSLVSSSSVSSSSVSVSSVSLSSESSSSSSESSTELSSSSVAEVSSESSSSESSSSLSSSSAAPVEPVVLKIEENSPGMIAFFPTTAYTGTNGGLTVLQGLSNNKTTTPITSAFVNYSVNVAQSGDYQLRVHYAFGGTETNIRDTWMYVNGAKVQTDDDQIIEFAYTGATDGKWNTYAYTDYIDIPLIEGDNDIRLVAVNTADYTRTITFTRNGSGGTQGTTGTGIVSGLPNLEHLEISGPGPITPGTGSTVLYSLSVGMDAGSGSVSLSPEQDFYLPGSEVTLIATPGLDEKFDSWTGDKPSVDSNYSLVINGNLNLKARFIPAAAIQPETLVGYGAIQSDDAVPYTLTGGAGAPVTTVTTLAELKAALASGSPLVIKVSGLIDNSGSPSESLTVPSNTTIFGDPDNQGHLKNIELKLSGKNYILRNLKLSEVVSVAIKDSNGTTLVAEGPGNDVISINGGRHVWIDHCELYSSLTPAAVYDLSGPNETPDGVVDDYDAKDFYDGLIDIKNSASFITLSNNYIHNHWKGILIGSGDNAENGDAQTRITLHNNHFKDIISRIPLLRYGKGHFFNNYVQGTLPTVYGKQVRVDSIFNMRQGAEGLIEGNYVEGAKNTFGYFYTSSTTTTGFWNLADNTYVDVTNAAPSSTSTYTVPYEYTLESSASISTSVPTRVGVGILTSEQLP, encoded by the coding sequence ATGTTGCATTTTTGGTCTGGCCGATCCGGCCTGGTATCTATCACCCTTTCCTGTGTTATTGCCGGTGTACTGAGTGGCTGTGGCGGCAGCAGTGGCGGCGGTAACAACAACGCTGGCAGTAGTTCAGTTTCGTCGGTTAACAGCTCCCTGGTGAGCAGCTCATCAGTCAGTAGTTCCAGCGTTTCGGTTTCCAGTGTGTCCCTGTCGAGTGAATCCTCTTCGTCATCCAGTGAATCATCGACTGAGTTGTCCTCGTCTTCTGTAGCTGAGGTGTCTTCGGAGTCATCTTCCTCCGAGTCTTCATCCAGCCTGTCCTCTTCCAGCGCTGCCCCGGTGGAGCCGGTGGTGCTGAAAATCGAGGAAAATTCGCCGGGCATGATCGCTTTTTTCCCCACCACGGCTTACACCGGCACCAACGGTGGCTTGACGGTATTGCAGGGCTTGTCCAATAACAAAACCACCACCCCGATTACCTCGGCTTTTGTGAACTATTCGGTCAATGTGGCCCAGAGTGGCGATTACCAGTTGCGTGTGCACTATGCCTTTGGCGGTACGGAAACCAATATTCGCGATACCTGGATGTATGTGAATGGTGCCAAGGTGCAAACAGATGATGACCAGATTATCGAGTTCGCCTATACCGGCGCAACCGATGGCAAGTGGAACACCTATGCCTATACCGACTACATCGATATCCCGCTGATTGAGGGCGATAACGATATCCGCCTGGTGGCAGTCAATACGGCGGATTACACCCGCACCATCACCTTTACCCGCAATGGCAGCGGCGGTACCCAGGGCACTACTGGCACCGGCATAGTGAGTGGTTTGCCCAACCTGGAGCACCTGGAAATCAGCGGCCCCGGCCCCATTACCCCCGGCACCGGATCGACGGTGCTCTATAGCCTCAGTGTGGGTATGGATGCCGGTAGTGGCAGTGTCAGCCTGTCACCGGAGCAGGATTTCTATTTGCCCGGTAGCGAAGTCACCCTGATTGCCACACCTGGCCTGGATGAGAAATTTGATTCCTGGACGGGGGATAAGCCGTCGGTCGACAGCAACTACAGCTTGGTTATCAATGGCAACCTGAACCTGAAGGCGCGTTTTATTCCCGCTGCTGCCATTCAACCGGAAACATTGGTGGGCTATGGTGCGATCCAGAGCGATGACGCCGTGCCCTATACCCTGACCGGTGGTGCCGGTGCGCCTGTGACGACTGTTACCACCCTGGCTGAGTTGAAAGCGGCCTTGGCCAGTGGCAGCCCGCTGGTGATTAAAGTCTCCGGGTTGATTGATAACAGCGGCAGCCCCAGCGAAAGCCTGACCGTACCCTCCAATACCACGATATTTGGTGACCCGGACAACCAGGGCCATTTGAAAAATATCGAGCTAAAACTCTCCGGCAAAAATTACATCCTGCGCAATTTGAAATTGTCGGAAGTGGTGTCGGTGGCGATCAAGGACTCCAACGGTACTACCCTGGTCGCAGAGGGGCCGGGCAATGATGTGATCAGCATTAATGGCGGTCGCCATGTGTGGATCGATCACTGTGAGCTTTATTCTTCGCTCACGCCGGCCGCGGTATATGACCTGAGCGGTCCGAATGAAACACCGGATGGGGTTGTGGATGATTACGATGCTAAGGATTTTTACGATGGCCTGATTGATATTAAAAACAGCGCCTCGTTTATTACACTGTCCAATAATTACATCCATAACCACTGGAAAGGTATTCTGATCGGCTCGGGCGACAATGCCGAAAATGGCGATGCACAAACCCGCATTACCCTGCATAACAACCACTTTAAAGACATTATTAGCCGTATCCCTTTATTGCGTTATGGCAAGGGACATTTCTTTAACAATTATGTGCAGGGCACTTTACCGACGGTGTATGGCAAGCAGGTGCGTGTGGATAGTATCTTTAATATGCGCCAGGGTGCAGAGGGATTGATTGAAGGTAACTATGTCGAAGGTGCAAAAAATACCTTTGGCTATTTCTATACCTCATCGACCACCACCACCGGCTTCTGGAATTTGGCCGATAACACCTATGTGGATGTCACCAATGCCGCGCCTTCGTCGACCAGTACCTATACCGTGCCCTATGAATACACGCTGGAATCCAGTGCGAGTATCAGCACCAGTGTGCCGACGCGCGTTGGGGTTGGCATCCTGACCAGTGAGCAGTTGCCCTGA